A segment of the Pseudochaenichthys georgianus unplaced genomic scaffold, fPseGeo1.2 scaffold_1544_arrow_ctg1, whole genome shotgun sequence genome:
ATgataaaaacagaaacataCCATCACGGAGAGGACAATTAAAGTGGACACAaatgatagggacaggttattcaggggaAACAgatgatataataataataataatgagttccatttataaagcacttcatatttgaatgcaaatcccgaagtgctacaagtagtgagcatgaacagtataaataaacattacacaacacggtagaattaattaaaaagcaataaataaaaaaaataaaaaaaaataaaataaaaataaataaaaataaaaataaaggagCACTACAGTGCTGATCGGAACAATATCTTCAAGACCCTCGAACGTACCTTATATATTCCTGTTATCTTCATGTTATCTTCCTCTACGTGTGCTTCAGGACACAGTGAGGCGTGGAGAGACTCTAACCCTGAAGTCCAACTCTGATAATAAGAACTGGGTGCTCCAGGGCGACAGTGGGAAGACCAAGACCCTCCCAGGGACATGCTTTATGATCCCCCCCCCTAACGCCGAGGCCCTGGAGAAAGTCAAAAGGTACAGAGTGCAAACACACACCCTACAGTGTGTTTTCTCGACATCCTTTTATTAACAACAAATCCTGtgatgtttttttaatgaaacatgatgtgtgtgttcagtcTGGATAAAGCGCTGAGGGATCTGAAGAGCCGTAGATCTGTGCACATGTCCTCCCTGAAGAACCCCACTGTGGAGGTGGACCGCCCTCAGAAAGCAGGTGAGAAGAAAGACATCATAACAGGACCACCTTTATTTGTTTCTCCTGAATATAAAGTCCGATACCAAGAAGTGACAAATAAACATGGAAGAAGAATCTCCACATAATAACAAACCTTAATGTGTTTGCATTAAAAGAGCTAAcgttacagcacggtcacatgacttcacgtcaccaccgctaagctaaaggcgtctaatgttgggctataaaggaactacagcacggtcacatgacttcacgtcaccaccgctaagctaaaggcgtctaatgttgggctataaaggaactacagcacggtcacatgacttcacgtcaccaccgctaagctaaaggtggctaatgttgggctataaaggaactacagcacggtcacatgacttcacgtcaccaccgctaagctaaaggcgtctaatgttgggctataaaggaactacagcacggtcacatgacttcacgtcaccaccgctaagctaaaggtggctaatgttgggctataaaggaactacagcacggtcacatgacttcacgtcaccaccgctaagctaaaggtggctaatgttgggctataaaggaactacagcacggtcacatgacttcacgtcaccaccgctaagctaaaggtggctaatgttgggctataaaggaactacagcacggtcacatgacttcaagtcaccaccgctaagctaaaggcggctaatgttgggctataaaggaactacagcacggtcacatgacttcaagtcaccaccgctaagctaaaggtggctaatgttgggctataaaggaactacagcacggtcacatgacttcacgtcaccaccgctaagctaaaggtggctaatgttgggctttaaaggaactacagcacggtcatatgacttcacgtcaccaccgctaagctaaaggtggctaatgttgggctataaaggaactacagcacggtcacatgacttcacgtcaccaccgctaagctaaaggtggctaatgttgggctttaaaggaactacagcacggtcacatgacttcacgtcaccaccgctaagctaaaggtggctaatgttggccgCGATgatgtttagtcgtctcatttagacacttgttagcaaccaaaAACACGTTAAAATTACATTCCCGTAACCCGTTTTTTtgcaatatattattatattactgTGTTAAAGTATTTAATGACCAAAACAACACGtcgaaaaatatatttacaaagGAATGAATCGCCAGGAGAAAAACGCCCTTGGTGTGTAAATGCCTAGTCTTTATGAAAGAGTCAGTTTTCATTGTATAGTTGTTGTCATTCCTCCTCCTCAGTCGCTGTTCAAAGTGCACCTGAGGATCCACGAGCTGCACAGCTGGCCAGTGACATGGACAAGATCAACAAAGCCCTGCAGCGGAACGAGAAAGAAGTCCTGAATCGCCTCAGATCCCCGCTGGACAACTGCAACCCGACTCAGGACCTGAACAAGCGCCTGCAAGAGCACGAGGTGAACTATAGGCTCAAGTTCATGTTCTAATGCATGTTCTGTCTTTATGTGAATGTGGAAATTCTCCTCCGAGTTACTCAACCGGTCTGTTTTGATGCCATCATTAACACCATTGAACTTTGGCCTTTTCAGAAATCTGCTCTGGCGGTGAGGAAGCTGGAGTCGGAGAAGAATGCTCtccagagagagatgcagcccATTCTGGCCAAGAAGCCTCTCGGACCCACCGCCTCCTCCCTGCCCCTCAAGATCAGCGACGCCAACAACAAGATCGACGACATCAACAACTTCATCGATCTCTATAAGAGAAAGTAAGAAAGAACTTCTCTTTTATATGATTTCTATTGTTTGGAAGTGTTCGGAAAATCTCCCTGGTCCTCGGCTTGATCTTCAacatcaggatccatgtgtctgggatcctctccagaagggaagcagtcatcacatacagagactagttcctgagcagtgtccttcagatgctgatatccaagagagggagtcacacagtcacaagatggaggaacagaaagcagtactcaatgtttacttcagattagctccacgtcagaaatgagcatgcttgatgtctctcttctTGTCTTCATGTCCACAGCTACAGCTGGGATACCTctgttagcatgctactctcatgttgGAGGAGGACACTCAGTGTTTTCCTAACAGGAAGTTGTGTTTCTCTCCTCTCTGCCAGGGCCACAGCCTCCATGTTCCTGGAGAAGCAGAAGCTGAAAGTGGAAGGCATGGTGTCTGGGTTCGAGGAGAAATTGGCCAAAGAAGGCGCCATTTATGATCAACCGAACGCCCTGCCGGGTCGCAACCAGCAGCTGCAGGTGGGGTACTTAGAAAAGGCCAAAAGTCAAaggtttaactttttttttttgttataattTCAATCTTTATTGTCACATTATACATGGCAATAACATGCTGGTTGCAAAAACATCACAATCATGTAACAAAAGGCCAGCAAGACAATACCacgaaaagaaaagaaaaggctAGGGATATGTCTTCATGTTATTATATTCTTGAAGATCCATGTATCTATTGTTCCAGTCAAATGTCTTTGAGTCAATTCTTCCCACTTTCTGTTGACTAGTGTTTCTTGCAATCTCAGTTTTCCCACCAAAAAGATTTCTTGCACAATTGTTAAAGATTTAACCAGTTCGTAACCCGTCTTTATCCTTATGCCGAACAGCTTCTGCGTCAGGATGTCACCGCCAAGAAGGACGAGGTGACTAAACTAGGCAGAGACCTGGACCTGACGGAGCAGTCCTGCAGCTCTTTGCAGCAGACATTCAACGAATACTGTCCGGACATCCGCCGCCAGCAGAATGAGGTGAAACAGCTGAAGAACCGCTACACGTCTGTCAATAATCAGCTCCAGGAAAGGTGAGTGAAACTAAAAGCAAGCTGgaactgtgtttgtgtttttttgaGTCCCGACTTGTTGAACAATGGACCGTTTTTCATATTTCACTCTAGGTCTGCCCTCGTAAAGCAATCGGCCAATAAAAACCAAGATTTCCAGAATGCGGTTCAGGGACTGGATTTCTTCTTGCTCAATTTGCCCAATAACGCCATCAAGCCTACAGACGATGTGCCGCAAATAACAACCAAACAGAACTCTCAAAGGGTGAGTGGgaagtatttatttaaatacattaaaatgtgTCCAAATTGTAAATACAAACTAACTCAAGTCTCTGTGTATTTCTTGTTCAGAAAGTAGTTGAGGACATCAAGAAGAAATCCGATGATCTGGACCGAGTCAAGTATCTGTCCCGAGATCTCCAGAGCGTCCTGAATGTGAGTTCAGACAATATCAATATTCTTATTTACAGTGAATTAAGCGCGCACTTACTTTTACTTAATCCTTAAATGCATTTGCTTTCAGGAGTATGACGCCAAGTTGAACACTTACCGTGGCACTCTGAACGAGGACGATGACGATGAGGTTGACTATGAGGAACCAGTCCCAAAGTTGCGTCAAACTTCAACCATGGCTAAGGCTGTGCAGAGAAAGGTACACTTAAAAACTCATGACTAATCTCTACCTtttcaatcaaaatgttccctcCGTCTTCTTCAACTTCGCATCTTGTTTTGCTTTCTGCAGGAGAAAAATCTACTGAACCTTTTCTCCGAGGTGTCTGCAGGAAACGAGCAGATACTCAACCAGTTGGGGACAACAAAACACATCAAGGCCAGGGTACGATATTATGGCATCAAAATACATCACTCAAGTAATGATTATTCCCATTGTTACCTGCCCAAAGTAATTGCATGTATCTTTTTATCCATGTGCAGAATGAACAGAAAGTCAGCCAGGTGGTGGTCAATCAGCAGATGCAGCTGAAAAGCGACAGGAAGGACCTGGAGGCAAGTGATAGTCTGAAAAGGGAATTAAGTGAGGAGGTAGCCAGACGCTTGCATGCGGAAAGAGACCTGGAAACATACCGTAAGAGGTTTGTGTCTCTTAAGAGTAGGAAAGGAGTGGAGAGGTTGGAGGAGAGGGAGGTGGTGCAATACTACCATGACCCAAAACTGGAGTTGGAACTACAGTCGCTGAAAAGTCGGATCCAGGATGAGTCGCTGAAGAGGACAAGAACCCGTTCGGAGATCGAAATGATCAACGTGACGATCCACAAACTGGAAACACAGCTGATCACGGTCGAACCCAGACTGTTGACCAAGGTCATGACGGAGTACGAGAGAGATCCCCAGCTCGACAAGGACGCCGTCAGGATGAGAGAAGAGATGGAGAGGATAAGGCTGATGCTCCAATCGAGAGATACTGAGAAGATTCAAGTGACAACCGCGCTCACGGTGCTGTCTCAGCAGAAACAAAAAACCAGGGCGAAGATCGTGAAGAAAGAAGTGGTGAGGCTCGAGAAGGATCCGCAGATGCTGAAATCTGTTCTCACGTTCCAGACTAATATCTCAGAGGAGGATTTCAGGTCCGAGTCGCTCAACACCAGCATCTTTAGCACGAGGAGCCAGATCAACACGTTGGAGAGGGTCATCCCCACCATCCAACCTAAGATAGTCACCAAGGTGGTAAAGCAAGTACAGCAAGATCCCAAATCGCTGGAAGAGTCAAAGAAGCTGCGAATCGCCTTGGCGGAGGAGAAGAATGAGAATGGTATCTTGTCGAAGGACCTGACCACCATGCTGATACGTTATGGTGAACTGGAAAAGCTCAGACCAAAGGTTGAGGTCAAGGAGATCATCAATGAGATCTACAGAGTTGACCCTGAGACAGAAATCGAGCTGGTGCGTCTGAAGAAAGAACTCCAGGACTCCGGCCGCAACCGCACGAACCTGGAGTACGAAAGCAAGACGTTGGTTACAACTCTGACCACCCTGCGCGCTCAGAAACCCAAGATCGAGTACAAGGAGGTGACCCAGGAGGTGATCAAAGAAGAGAAAAGCCCAGAGGTGACCAGGGAATTGCAACGGCTGAACAACCAAGCTTCCCGTCTGCTAGTCAACTACGAGACCACCGTCGAGCTGCTGACCCGACTACGCCGAGACAGAGATGAGCTGAAGGTGGAGAAGTCCAAAGTGGAGACCAGGCTGGTGACGAAAGAGCTCATCAAATACGAGAATGATCCTCTCCTTGAAAAAGAGGCTGACAGACTCCGGAGGAATGTCAGAGACGAGATCCAACAACGCCGCAGTGCGGAGGAGTTGCTCTTCGACATCCAGAACCAATACATCCTCCTCGAAAGGCAGAAGCCCGAGGAGAAGATAGTCATGAGAGAAATGGTGCGTCTTCAGAAGGACCCCAAGCAGTTAGTGGAGCATGACATGTTGAACAAGAACCTGGACGACGAATCGAAAGCCCGCCGAAAGCTTGATGTCGAGGTCAGACAGCTCAGAGCGCTGATTCAAGACAAGGAGAGTACCCTGGCTCAGATGGACGAACGCCAGAAGAAGATTAAAGTGGAGTCCGAGCTCAGGCAGATCAAGTCTCGCATTCTCGAATTGGAAAACGCTCCGCCGCCCGTTGAGGAAAGGATCGTCATCGAGGAGATCCTGAAAGTGGAGCGGGATCCTAAGCTGGACAGACTTACTGATGGTATCCGTGCCGACAAGGAGACCGAGGCCAACAATATCAGTCGTATTGAGAGAGAAATCCGCAACCTGAGGTTAAAGTTGGAGATTCTGCAGAAGGAGAAAACGATAGAGAAGgttgtttacagagaggttgTTCGCATAGAGAAAGACCCGGCGCTGGAGGCCGAAAGGGAACATATGAGAGACCTCGTAACGCAGGAGCGAAATCTGAGGCGTGACCAGGAAGATGACACCCAGAACCTCCACGTCCGAATTACTCACCTGCACACGTCGCACTCCGTGACGTCCGAGGAAGAAACCGCTCTCGCCATCACCAAAGATACCATgcagagagagaaggaggatCTACTCAGACAGCTCGTGATGCTCGAGGCTCAAAGAAACACCATCACCATTACCTTCCAGCAACAGTCCAAGCTGATCAGTGAGAGAAACATGTTGTCCAAGCAGAGGAGTCTGAGGTCGTCCTCTGACCTAGGACGGCTGGAGAAAGAGATCCTCAACGAGAAGGACAAAATCCACCAGAGAGACACGCTTATCATCGAGTTGCAGGGCAGTGTCCAGAGAGAGGACCAGTCTGAAACGCACACGCGGGAGATAAACCTCTCCACGAAGATCACCATCCTGGATCCAGAGACCGGTAAGAACATGTCTCCCTATGACGCCTATGCACAGGGGCTGATTGATCGCCAACACTACATCAAGCTGTCCGAGTTGGAATGCGACTGGGAGGAAATCACTTCAACTGGTCCAGGCGGCGACACGACAATCCTGCAGGATCGCAAAAGTGGAAAGCAGTACTCCATCAACGAGGCTCTGAAGGACGGTCGCTTGACCCAGTACGACATGTCCTGCTACAAGGAAGGGAAAATGTCCATTACTGAGTTCTCCCTCCTTGTCGCAGGGGAACCCAGCAAGCCCGTCTTTCCCCCAGTCATCCATGCAGCCCCACGATCACCCATCAAAGCCACCCCACCCTCTCCTTTGAGCTACATGCCAAGCTCCCTGAGGTCCTCCTTCCCCAGCCTCAGCAGCTCAACTCAACTCAACAGTCACAACAGTGGCAGTCTGAGCAACCTCACTTCCACAGCCGGCGATGAGTATTTCCCCATCTCCGGCATTTTAGACACCACCACTGAAAGCCGCATGTCCGTGAGAAGTGCCCTGACCCGCAAACTCATCGATGCCGACACGGCTCTGAAGCTGCTGGAGGCCCAAGCAGCCTCCGGGGGAATCGTTGATCTAGCCAAAAAGGACAAACTATCCGTCCACAGTGCAGCTGAACGCGGGCTCATTGACCCGAGTGACATGCACAAGCTTCTGAATGCCCAAAAGGCCTTCACAGGAGTCGAAGACCCCATGACCAAAGACCGTCTCGCAGTGGGACACGCCGCAAGTAAAGGGTATATTCTTCAAGAAAATGCCAGGAGGTATATGGAGGCACAGTACCTCACCGGTGGGTTTGTGGATCCCTCGAAAGCAGGCCGCCTATCTGTCAAAGAAGCTCTCGCCGCTAATATTATCGACAGCAAAACAGCTGACGAGCTACAAGATGAGACCACCTACAAGAAGGAGTTGGTGGACCCCATCACGAAAGAGAAGATCTCATACAAGCAGGCGATGGATCGGTGTAAGATAGACACCCACACGGGGCTCCTGCTGCTTCCCGCCGCTTCCACTGATGCCACGGACGCCCCGTCTTACTCTAACTATCGCTTCAGATCCAACAACTATTAGATGTGAAGTTTAAGATGTTTTATTTGTCGCAGCTACTGGTGCTAGAGGGTGTGTGATATTGCTAACTGATCCACGTAAAGATAAATATGAATATGTGTGTACACTGGGAGGGGAAAACGATATATTTGGTGAAACTGAATTTCTCTTTTCAGTTTTTTTTGTTCGGCTGCCTGTATACATGAGGGTTTGTTTTATATGGTAAATTGTTTTTCAGCACTCTCAAGCTGCTAAATCCTATGTAAGTGTTCATTAAACTCCAAAAGCCATTTtcatgttttgctctttgaTTTATAAACTGTTGAAACGTCGACAGATGCATGAAAACGTGTTCAATATCAGCTCATAAACTAAACACAACAAGACACCCTTGTTACTATGCTTTTGAGCCATGCTAACAGCAGCTGTAATTTGTTTTTAGTGCTAATCATCTAGGGTtaaaatgctaacatgctatgctaacatgctatgctaacatgctaTGCTAACATGGTAAGCATTACACCTGCTTAGATTCAGCCTGTTAGCATTGTCCTTTTAAGCATTAGGTGATGCTTAAAAGGACCTCAACGTTGGCACTGTTGCCTCACAAAGCTGCCAACgtgacagttaataataataatgcattttatttgtaggcacctttcatgacacccaaggacaccgtacgatTTGTTAAGAAAGAAAGATAACTCTAATAGGCCACAGAACATAATAAAAACACAAGTTAAGATAATACACTGCTTCTAGTTGTGAGGAATATTACATTTGTCTAATATCTAATAAGGTGAGAAAAGCTTATATGTTATATTAAATATAGGTTTGACTAAAAACATAAAAGTGGGTAAAGTTGAATTctgtaaaaaaaactaaaacggTTAAGTGCTAGGAAATCTGCATATTTTAATTGAATTAGTTTCTTAAATTGTTGATCTGTGATCTACTAGAAAGTCTTAATCTGGGATCCCAAGATTGATTGCTTATGACTCCACCACATTTCTGGAGAATTTGCAGCATTTGAGTAAAGGaggtaggggcttggactgtgagccgtagggtcgccggttcaagtccccgaccagacctaaacatggagtgtggactgctacttggagaggtcccagtccACATCCTGCCCTGCGGCGGTGCCCTtcagcaaggcaccggacactccccccccccactcccattggtccccgggcgctgtccaatagctgcccactgctcctagtgctagactcctggtgctaggatgggttaaaagcactgtcactgtgtgtgctctgcatgtgagtCCATTAAAGAGGGgctcatccctcccaattctaaTTATATTCTGTTTTAACAAACTAATACGGTCGTGTTCAAGAGTTTCCTCGAGAATGTCGGTGACAGTTTGAGTAAATTAGAGTAAATTCTTACAGAATAATCCTTTTCCTGATTGGTTCTCGCTCCTCTCTGTAAACTCTTTCTGTTAACATGGGGGATAAACCAGATTCCAGAAAGTCCACACCACGGCGAGTCATCTGCCGTCTCTGATACTTAAATAGCTGTATTTGCAAAACACTGCTCGTAAACCCCGCGTGGGCTGTGCTTGGAAACGATGGATTAGGGATGCAGATTAAACATGACTCACACATGTAAGGTTAATA
Coding sequences within it:
- the LOC117441174 gene encoding envoplakin-like isoform X3, which codes for MQVKADQVEKSILAAEHHLGVDAERDEKKLNLYHQRENADTLSQAEGLLKDLFMDVDKAKRLGHPQAHEIEKDVKNLHDRWVKDCSIYRELYSQVKALDPKQKIDWGPLLDDKMRQFKSDAYGPKLPDVEKQMAEHNILHQEVEAYKDQLQPSSTSSKEQYAALKDKYDKLCELSRQRRVHLASLYEYVQSCRKELSYLSGQQERILQRDWSDRLVDAPSVRMEYEKFKTSGLLSHEKEIIKLQGEGERLVEKKHPASSTIKAHRDAVQSEWQAFLNLCLAQEIHLDNIEDYKKFQLEAETLSESLDRLNSNLDPKALTGKSNPEVLMALEGDEPAVRRNDQRLSDLRELSSGVFPLKLRRTLPTKPTSALALCDWADKADTVRRGETLTLKSNSDNKNWVLQGDSGKTKTLPGTCFMIPPPNAEALEKVKSLDKALRDLKSRRSVHMSSLKNPTVEVDRPQKAVAVQSAPEDPRAAQLASDMDKINKALQRNEKEVLNRLRSPLDNCNPTQDLNKRLQEHEKSALAVRKLESEKNALQREMQPILAKKPLGPTASSLPLKISDANNKIDDINNFIDLYKRKATASMFLEKQKLKVEGMVSGFEEKLAKEGAIYDQPNALPGRNQQLQLLRQDVTAKKDEVTKLGRDLDLTEQSCSSLQQTFNEYCPDIRRQQNEVKQLKNRYTSVNNQLQERSALVKQSANKNQDFQNAVQGLDFFLLNLPNNAIKPTDDVPQITTKQNSQRKVVEDIKKKSDDLDRVKYLSRDLQSVLNEYDAKLNTYRGTLNEDDDDEVDYEEPVPKLRQTSTMAKAVQRKEKNLLNLFSEVSAGNEQILNQLGTTKHIKARNEQKVSQVVVNQQMQLKSDRKDLEASDSLKRELSEEVARRLHAERDLETYRKRFVSLKSRKGVERLEEREVVQYYHDPKLELELQSLKSRIQDESLKRTRTRSEIEMINVTIHKLETQLITVEPRLLTKVMTEYERDPQLDKDAVRMREEMERIRLMLQSRDTEKIQVTTALTVLSQQKQKTRAKIVKKEVVRLEKDPQMLKSVLTFQTNISEEDFRSESLNTSIFSTRSQINTLERVIPTIQPKIVTKVVKQVQQDPKSLEESKKLRIALAEEKNENGILSKDLTTMLIRYGELEKLRPKVEVKEIINEIYRVDPETEIELVRLKKELQDSGRNRTNLEYESKTLVTTLTTLRAQKPKIEYKEVTQEVIKEEKSPEVTRELQRLNNQASRLLVNYETTVELLTRLRRDRDELKVEKSKVETRLVTKELIKYENDPLLEKEADRLRRNVRDEIQQRRSAEELLFDIQNQYILLERQKPEEKIVMREMVRLQKDPKQLVEHDMLNKNLDDESKARRKLDVEVRQLRALIQDKESTLAQMDERQKKIKVESELRQIKSRILELENAPPPVEERIVIEEILKVERDPKLDRLTDGIRADKETEANNISRIEREIRNLRLKLEILQKEKTIEKVVYREVVRIEKDPALEAEREHMRDLVTQERNLRRDQEDDTQNLHVRITHLHTSHSVTSEEETALAITKDTMQREKEDLLRQLVMLEAQRNTITITFQQQSKLISERNMLSKQRSLRSSSDLGRLEKEILNEKDKIHQRDTLIIELQGSVQREDQSETHTREINLSTKITILDPETGKNMSPYDAYAQGLIDRQHYIKLSELECDWEEITSTGPGGDTTILQDRKSGKQYSINEALKDGRLTQYDMSCYKEGKMSITEFSLLVAGEPSKPVFPPVIHAAPRSPIKATPPSPLSYMPSSLRSSFPSLSSSTQLNSHNSGSLSNLTSTAGDEYFPISGILDTTTESRMSVRSALTRKLIDADTALKLLEAQAASGGIVDLAKKDKLSVHSAAERGLIDPSDMHKLLNAQKAFTGVEDPMTKDRLAVGHAASKGYILQENARRYMEAQYLTGGFVDPSKAGRLSVKEALAANIIDSKTADELQDETTYKKELVDPITKEKISYKQAMDRCKIDTHTGLLLLPAASTDATDAPSYSNYRFRSNNY
- the LOC117441174 gene encoding envoplakin-like isoform X2, with the translated sequence MWAQAQDLAVVISRMQVKADQVEKSILAAEHHLGVDAERDEKKLNLYHQRENADTLSQAEGLLKDLFMDVDKAKRLGHPQAHEIEKDVKNLHDRWVKDCSIYRELYSQVKALDPKQKIDWGPLLDDKMRQFKSDAYGPKLPDVEKQMAEHNILHQEVEAYKDQLQPSSTSSKEQYAALKDKYDKLCELSRQRRVHLASLYEYVQSCRKELSYLSGQQERILQRDWSDRLVDAPSVRMEYEKFKTSGLLSHEKEIIKLQGEGERLVEKKHPASSTIKAHRDAVQSEWQAFLNLCLAQEIHLDNIEDYKKFQLEAETLSESLDRLNSNLDPKALTGKSNPEVLMALEGDEPAVRRNDQRLSDLRELSSGVFPLKLRRTLPTKPTSALALCDWADKADTVRRGETLTLKSNSDNKNWVLQGDSGKTKTLPGTCFMIPPPNAEALEKVKSLDKALRDLKSRRSVHMSSLKNPTVEVDRPQKAVAVQSAPEDPRAAQLASDMDKINKALQRNEKEVLNRLRSPLDNCNPTQDLNKRLQEHEKSALAVRKLESEKNALQREMQPILAKKPLGPTASSLPLKISDANNKIDDINNFIDLYKRKATASMFLEKQKLKVEGMVSGFEEKLAKEGAIYDQPNALPGRNQQLQLLRQDVTAKKDEVTKLGRDLDLTEQSCSSLQQTFNEYCPDIRRQQNEVKQLKNRYTSVNNQLQERSALVKQSANKNQDFQNAVQGLDFFLLNLPNNAIKPTDDVPQITTKQNSQRKVVEDIKKKSDDLDRVKYLSRDLQSVLNEYDAKLNTYRGTLNEDDDDEVDYEEPVPKLRQTSTMAKAVQRKEKNLLNLFSEVSAGNEQILNQLGTTKHIKARNEQKVSQVVVNQQMQLKSDRKDLEASDSLKRELSEEVARRLHAERDLETYRKRFVSLKSRKGVERLEEREVVQYYHDPKLELELQSLKSRIQDESLKRTRTRSEIEMINVTIHKLETQLITVEPRLLTKVMTEYERDPQLDKDAVRMREEMERIRLMLQSRDTEKIQVTTALTVLSQQKQKTRAKIVKKEVVRLEKDPQMLKSVLTFQTNISEEDFRSESLNTSIFSTRSQINTLERVIPTIQPKIVTKVVKQVQQDPKSLEESKKLRIALAEEKNENGILSKDLTTMLIRYGELEKLRPKVEVKEIINEIYRVDPETEIELVRLKKELQDSGRNRTNLEYESKTLVTTLTTLRAQKPKIEYKEVTQEVIKEEKSPEVTRELQRLNNQASRLLVNYETTVELLTRLRRDRDELKVEKSKVETRLVTKELIKYENDPLLEKEADRLRRNVRDEIQQRRSAEELLFDIQNQYILLERQKPEEKIVMREMVRLQKDPKQLVEHDMLNKNLDDESKARRKLDVEVRQLRALIQDKESTLAQMDERQKKIKVESELRQIKSRILELENAPPPVEERIVIEEILKVERDPKLDRLTDGIRADKETEANNISRIEREIRNLRLKLEILQKEKTIEKVVYREVVRIEKDPALEAEREHMRDLVTQERNLRRDQEDDTQNLHVRITHLHTSHSVTSEEETALAITKDTMQREKEDLLRQLVMLEAQRNTITITFQQQSKLISERNMLSKQRSLRSSSDLGRLEKEILNEKDKIHQRDTLIIELQGSVQREDQSETHTREINLSTKITILDPETGKNMSPYDAYAQGLIDRQHYIKLSELECDWEEITSTGPGGDTTILQDRKSGKQYSINEALKDGRLTQYDMSCYKEGKMSITEFSLLVAGEPSKPVFPPVIHAAPRSPIKATPPSPLSYMPSSLRSSFPSLSSSTQLNSHNSGSLSNLTSTAGDEYFPISGILDTTTESRMSVRSALTRKLIDADTALKLLEAQAASGGIVDLAKKDKLSVHSAAERGLIDPSDMHKLLNAQKAFTGVEDPMTKDRLAVGHAASKGYILQENARRYMEAQYLTGGFVDPSKAGRLSVKEALAANIIDSKTADELQDETTYKKELVDPITKEKISYKQAMDRCKIDTHTGLLLLPAASTDATDAPSYSNYRFRSNNY